The sequence TCCGCAGGTCACCGTGGTGGACGGTGGCGCAGAGCGCGCCGATTCGGTGCTGGCAGGTCTCCAGGCCGCCGGTGACGCGCAGTGGGTGCTGGTGCATGACGCGGCGCGCCCGTGCCTGCATCAGGACGACCTGGCGCGGCTGCTGGCCATCAGCGAAACCAGCCGCGTCGGCGGTATTCTCGCCGCGCCGGTCCGCGATACCATGAAGCGCGGCGAACCAGGCGTTCCGGCTATTGCCCATACGGTAGAGCGCGTTGACCTCTGGCACGCGCTCACGCCGCAATTTTTCCCTCGCGAGCTGCTGCAGGCCTGCTTAACCCGGGCCCTGAACGAAGGCGCAACCATCACCGACGAAGCCTCGGCGCTGGAGTACTGCGGTTTTCACCCGGAACTGATTGAAGGGCGCGCAGATAATATAAAAGTGACGCGCCCCGAAGATTTACAGCTGGCAGAATTTTATCTTACCCGTTCGACCCATCAGGAGAAGGCATAATGCGAATTGGACATGGTTTTGACGTACACGCCTTTGGCGGCGAGGGCCCAATTATCATTGGCGGCGTACGCATCCCTTATGAAAAAGGACTGCTCGCGCATTCTGATGGTGATGTTGCCCTGCACGCGTTAACCGACGCGCTGCTGGGTGCGGCGGCGCTGGGCGATATCGGCAAGCTGTTCCCGGACACCGATCCGGCCTTCAAAGGGGCCGACAGCCGCGAACTGCTGCGCGAAGCCTGGCGTCGGATCCAGGCTAAAGGCTATACCCTGGGTAACGTAGACGTGACCATCATTGCCCAGGCCCCGAAAATGCTGCCGCATATCCCGCAGATGCGGGTGTTTATTGCCGAAGATCTCGGTTGCCATATGGACGACGTCAACGTTAAAGCCACCACCACCGAAAAGCTCGGCTTTACCGGTCGCGGTGAAGGTATCGCCTGTGAGGCCGTGGCGCTGCT comes from Leclercia sp. AS011 and encodes:
- the ispD gene encoding 2-C-methyl-D-erythritol 4-phosphate cytidylyltransferase, which translates into the protein MAVTFSNVCAVVPAAGFGRRMQTECPKQYLSIGDKTILEHTVAALLANPRVTRVVIAISPGDARFAALPLAHHPQVTVVDGGAERADSVLAGLQAAGDAQWVLVHDAARPCLHQDDLARLLAISETSRVGGILAAPVRDTMKRGEPGVPAIAHTVERVDLWHALTPQFFPRELLQACLTRALNEGATITDEASALEYCGFHPELIEGRADNIKVTRPEDLQLAEFYLTRSTHQEKA
- the ispF gene encoding 2-C-methyl-D-erythritol 2,4-cyclodiphosphate synthase, encoding MRIGHGFDVHAFGGEGPIIIGGVRIPYEKGLLAHSDGDVALHALTDALLGAAALGDIGKLFPDTDPAFKGADSRELLREAWRRIQAKGYTLGNVDVTIIAQAPKMLPHIPQMRVFIAEDLGCHMDDVNVKATTTEKLGFTGRGEGIACEAVALLVKAAK